The Polyangia bacterium genomic interval CCAGGTTCCGCCGGCGCGCATCAGGCGGCTTCGGGCCTCGGGAAGTCCGGGCGGGCCATCCTCGATCGGCTTCCAGGCAAAACGCAGGGTCATGCCGGTGCTCATCGGGCGCGCCGAAAGCTCTTCGTTCATCTTACGCACCAAGCTCTCGGCGGCGTGGAGGCGATCGTGCAGGTGCATCGAGACCTCGCCCACCAGGTGATTTTCCAGGATCTCGCGCTCGCGCGCCGACAGCAGCATCTGCCGGCTGGTCACCTCGGCCGCTAGGATCTCCCCGAATTGCGCCATGCTGTGGACTCGCCCCTGGAACGGGACATCCACTGCCACCAGATCGTCGATGAGGGTCGTCGTGGCCTGGTGCCCGTAGGGAAGCAGTGACTGCTCCAGCGTCTGGACTTGCGCGAACAGCCCCTTGCCCGAGCGCTCCCATGCGGCATCTGACGCGTCGATGCGTTCAAGGTTGGCCTCCAAAGTGCGCGCCACTTCCACCGTGCGGGTGGTCGACCAGCCGGACTCTGCTTCGACGGACAGCGCCGGCACGGCGATGTTGATCAGCCGCGCGCCGGCCAGCCGCACCAGGGCCGCCGCGGCGACGTCTCGTTCGCGCTCGTCGTTGTCGCGCGCGGCGGTGGCGCTCTCGATCTCGGCCCGGGCGCGGGCGGTGCGTTCGATGGCCTGACGCTCGCGTGCGCCCAGCTCATTTCGCGCCGCCCGAAGCGCCCGCGCGTATCGTTGCGCTTCGCTGTAACGGGTCAGAATCTCTTCTGCGGCGGCGCCGACTGACGTCTCCAGCACGTCTCGTTCGGCTGCCTGGGCTGCAGCTTGCGCTTCTGTTTCGATGGACTGCGCGCGCGCGGCCTCCTCTTCGACGCGCGCTTCGTCGGCCGCAGCGCTCGCGTCCGTGGCGCGCTGGTGGGCTCCCCGTTGCTCCTTGAGGGCCGGGCCCAGCGCGGCGATCTCGGCGCCGTAGGTCGCGATGGCGTCCTCCAGCGGCACCAGATCATCGCCAAGATCGCGCAACCCTAGATCGCCGGCCGCCTCGTCCCGTGCCAGGCGACGGGATTGCCGTTCCGCGCGCGCGTCGATCGCCCGGCCTTGCGCCTCGGCCAGCCGCGCCCGCACCATCCGCAGTGCGCGCCCGCGGGCCTCCAGCTCCGCGGCCGCCACTCGAACCTGTTGATCGTCGGGGGCCGCCTCGGCCTCGGCTTGCGCCGCCGCTCGTCGGTGCTCGATGGCGGCGATCTCGGCCAGCGACGCGCGCTCCTCGACTGCGACTGCCGTGATCAACGCCGCCAGCTCGTCGAGGCGCCGCCGGCGTGCCGCTGCCCGGGCTCCCTCGCCGATGTGCGCTGCGGCCGATTTCGTGAAACGACCGTCAAGCGGACCCAGGCGGAATCGCCCTTCAACGTCGACCCAGTTCGTCGCCCCGGACGCGCCACCAAGGCCGATGCGCGCCAGCATCGCCGTCACCACCTCGTCGCTGACACTGGCAGCCAGCGGATCGCGCCGGTCCACCGCCGGTACCAACACCGTGCCCAGGTGGGCGTCGCCCGGCAGCGACGCTCCGTCGGCGACCAGCACGGCGTCGTTCTCCCCGGTGGGCAACAGTTCTCCCTCGGGGGTGATCCAGGCGTCCAGCAGGCCGGCCGCGTCCAGCGCCGCTTCCAGGCCCGCCCGCGCGTCGGGAGAAACCTCCGGCGAGAAATCCACCAGGCGCCACAAAGGCGCCCCCGGTCGCACCAGCCGCGGTCCGGGATCCCGGGTGGGAAGCGTCGGTGGTGGATGGTGTCCACCCGAAAACAGGTGCGCCTCCTCGTCGCGCAGCTCCGTCAGCCGGGCGCGCTGCTCGGCGAGACCGGCGTCGGCCGCTGCCCGCTCGCCCGCCATTCGATCGAGCGCCGCCGCAAGGCTGGCGGACACCGTCGCTGCGATCGGTCCGCGCGCGGAGGGATCATCGGCCCAGGCGCCCAGCGCATCGATGATCGCCTCGGGGCCAGGGGGCATGAGCAAGCGGGCGGCTGACGCCCAACCCCGGTAGGCCGCCACCAATTTCTCCAGCACCTCGGCGCAGGCCGCGGCCGCCTCCTTCTGGGCGGTGGCCGCCTCGTCCACGTCGGCCGTCAGGCCATTGACCGCCGCCTCCGCGTGCGCGAGCGCGCTTTCCGCCCGGCGCAGGTGCTGATCGAGCTCGCGCAGCCGTCGCAGCGCCCGCCGGCGATCATCCAAGAGCGACGCAAGCGCCCGCAGAAGTTCCGGCCCGTCCAAGACCGCTGGCGCCGCCGCCAGCGGCGCCGTGACGGCGGCGTTCCGCGACGCCACGCCGGCAGTGGCGGCGGCCACTTGCAGTCGGTGGCCGCGCGCCGTCAGATCCGCGTCCGCCGCTTGAGCGGCAGCGCGGGCTTCATCCAATTCGCGGTCCCGGCGCGCCCGCAGCATGATCCGACGCTCCGCCTCCGCTTGCCACCTTTGCAGCTCGGCGATTGCGCGCTCGGTTGCCTCGCGCGCCCGACGCAGGGCCTGGGCGTCTTGCATAGCGGGGCTGGCTGCCAGGGCTTCTACCGTCGCCAGCGCCGATTCCTCGTCGACCCGCGCCTGGGCTCGGGCCGTCGCCACCGCTCCTTCTTCGATCGTCGCTTGGCCGAGATCCCTCTCCGCCTCGCGCAGACGGCGCATCGATGCTTCGTAAGCGGAGTGCTTGCCGCGCACCACCTGCGCGCGCCGGCGGGCGGCGATCTGCGCGTAGCGACGATACTCGACCAAGAACTGCTCCACCGCCCCAAGTGCCGCACGAAATCCGGTCAGCGCTTCTTCATCACCTTCCAGACCGCGGAACGCTTCTGCGACATCCGCCACCATCTGTGGCGACGGCGGGGGGAGGGCCTCGGACAGCGCCATCGACAAGCGATCCTCGTCAAGCTGCCGCGAAAGTTGCGGTTGGCGCAACTGCACCAGCAGATTGACCAGCGCTTCGTACCGGTAGCGACCCAGGCCGAACAGCGCGCGATCGACTTCGTCGCGGTACGCCGCCGCCGTGGTGTGCACGCTTCCCGCCTCGCCGATCGCCTCGTCCAGACGGTCGCGCGACAGCGCGTGACCGGCGGATGTGACCAGAAAAAGATCGCGTCCGATCCGCTGCCGGGTGATGAAGAACCACTTGCCCGTAAGGCCGCGACCGCCGACAGCCGACAGCCCGCAGCCCAGCGTGACGAACTCCTCGCCACCGGGCGCTTCGGGGGCGCGGCGCCCGAACTCGACCCAGGTGTATCCCATGCGATCTGGATGGCGGCCCCCCATCAGGAGATTCCACTCCACGCGCTTGGCCGGATCCCCGTCCGGCTCCATGCGGTGCGGGGCCACTTCGCCGTCGAACAGAAATGGTAATTGCAGTGCCAGCACGCGCGACTTTCCCGTGCCGTTGTTTCCCCGCAGCAGCAGATGTCCGTCCTCGAACCAGAACTCCTGATCGTCGTAGCGATAGATGTTGACGAGGCCGCTGCGCAGCGGCTGGAACCGCTCGCGCCCCGGGGCCGGCAGCGGCGCGCTCATTCGAACAGTCCCTTTTGCGTCGGCGTGCGGCGTTCGCGGGGCGGGCGCACCGTGGGCGGCAGAAGGCGAAAGCGGCCCAGCGCCGGCAACGGCATCACCCCGTCGCCCATTCGGCGCACCAGGCGCAGGGCTTCCAGTCGGCCGAAGGCCTCCCGGGCCAACGGAACCTCGGCGCCAGGAAGAAGAGCGTCCTTGCGCCAGTGGGTGCGGTGCTCGCGTTTTTTCACCGCCAGATGCGCCACCACCGCGGCCATCGGAACTGCGCCGACATTCGGTTCGGAACCCGTCTGAGGGTTCCGAGTCAATTGCCGCCGCGCCTCGGCGGCCAAGAATTCGGCCACCAGCAGGGTCGCGTGTCCTTCGGTCCCCTCGTCGGGCATCCCCTGATCGGTGAGGACCCCGTCGGGATCGACCAGCGCGATTCCTTCCCGGCGGGTTTCTCCCAGCAACCCCGTCGCCTCCTGGATCTGGCGCAGCAGGTGCGCGCGCTGACTGGTCAGGTAGGCGCGTTCTTCGACGTTGAGATCGTCGTAATACATCACGGGATCGTCCAAGAGCCGCCGGGTCAGCGTCACGCGCAGGCGGTGGTTGCGCGCCTCTTCCCCGTCGGGGATAGGCTCTTCGACGATGGCTGCGATGCGATCTTCAAAGGAACCGGCCGCGATCGTCGACGGACCGCGCCGCACCGACAGCAGGGCCGCCAGGGCGGGGCGGTTGACGTTGTAAAGAACGTCTCCCCGACGTTCGACGAAGTGTTCTTCCTGGCCGTGCACGCGCACCAGCACCCGCAGATCAAGGAGCAAACGCACCACGTGGACCAGATCGCGGCGCGCCTC includes:
- a CDS encoding TIGR02680 family protein → MSAPLPAPGRERFQPLRSGLVNIYRYDDQEFWFEDGHLLLRGNNGTGKSRVLALQLPFLFDGEVAPHRMEPDGDPAKRVEWNLLMGGRHPDRMGYTWVEFGRRAPEAPGGEEFVTLGCGLSAVGGRGLTGKWFFITRQRIGRDLFLVTSAGHALSRDRLDEAIGEAGSVHTTAAAYRDEVDRALFGLGRYRYEALVNLLVQLRQPQLSRQLDEDRLSMALSEALPPPSPQMVADVAEAFRGLEGDEEALTGFRAALGAVEQFLVEYRRYAQIAARRRAQVVRGKHSAYEASMRRLREAERDLGQATIEEGAVATARAQARVDEESALATVEALAASPAMQDAQALRRAREATERAIAELQRWQAEAERRIMLRARRDRELDEARAAAQAADADLTARGHRLQVAAATAGVASRNAAVTAPLAAAPAVLDGPELLRALASLLDDRRRALRRLRELDQHLRRAESALAHAEAAVNGLTADVDEAATAQKEAAAACAEVLEKLVAAYRGWASAARLLMPPGPEAIIDALGAWADDPSARGPIAATVSASLAAALDRMAGERAAADAGLAEQRARLTELRDEEAHLFSGGHHPPPTLPTRDPGPRLVRPGAPLWRLVDFSPEVSPDARAGLEAALDAAGLLDAWITPEGELLPTGENDAVLVADGASLPGDAHLGTVLVPAVDRRDPLAASVSDEVVTAMLARIGLGGASGATNWVDVEGRFRLGPLDGRFTKSAAAHIGEGARAAARRRRLDELAALITAVAVEERASLAEIAAIEHRRAAAQAEAEAAPDDQQVRVAAAELEARGRALRMVRARLAEAQGRAIDARAERQSRRLARDEAAGDLGLRDLGDDLVPLEDAIATYGAEIAALGPALKEQRGAHQRATDASAAADEARVEEEAARAQSIETEAQAAAQAAERDVLETSVGAAAEEILTRYSEAQRYARALRAARNELGARERQAIERTARARAEIESATAARDNDERERDVAAAALVRLAGARLINIAVPALSVEAESGWSTTRTVEVARTLEANLERIDASDAAWERSGKGLFAQVQTLEQSLLPYGHQATTTLIDDLVAVDVPFQGRVHSMAQFGEILAAEVTSRQMLLSAREREILENHLVGEVSMHLHDRLHAAESLVRKMNEELSARPMSTGMTLRFAWKPIEDGPPGLPEARSRLMRAGGTWSPAEREALGSFLSKRIADVRAAELGGTWQDHLAEALDYRRWHHFGVERMLDGSWKPLTRRTHGTGSGGEKAVALTLPQFAAAAAHYRSADRKAPRLILLDEVFVGVDSDMRSKCMGLLATFDLDFMMTSEREWGCYPTLPAAAIYQLAARPEIDAVGVTRFAWNGRERTRAEVAAPGARAPQPETAADHSSPSLTLSDQAEP
- a CDS encoding TIGR02678 family protein, translated to MSALAEQVIAERRQAMRALLARPLLAASGSDGESLALVRQHAVWLREWLGRNCGWMLQIEPELARLRKTPGDLADATRGAIDRTSGIPFSRRRYALFCLALAALERADRQITLGNVARDVLSAVAGEPAFAVAGLTFDLDGREARRDLVHVVRLLLDLRVLVRVHGQEEHFVERRGDVLYNVNRPALAALLSVRRGPSTIAAGSFEDRIAAIVEEPIPDGEEARNHRLRVTLTRRLLDDPVMYYDDLNVEERAYLTSQRAHLLRQIQEATGLLGETRREGIALVDPDGVLTDQGMPDEGTEGHATLLVAEFLAAEARRQLTRNPQTGSEPNVGAVPMAAVVAHLAVKKREHRTHWRKDALLPGAEVPLAREAFGRLEALRLVRRMGDGVMPLPALGRFRLLPPTVRPPRERRTPTQKGLFE